In one window of Hymenobacter nivis DNA:
- a CDS encoding GNAT family N-acetyltransferase, producing MTVLPILRRGTAADLPQVLALIQELAIYEKAPDAVTNTLAAMQRDGFGPQPIFGFFVLENVEQQLIGLALFYTAYSTWKGRMLYLEDLVITEAARRGGLGRLLFDAVVAEARATGAHRLKWQVLDWNAPAIGFYQRLGAHIETEWLNGNLDAAQLAAYTVAPAAQAVASAAPPSF from the coding sequence ATGACTGTTTTACCCATTCTCCGCCGCGGCACCGCCGCCGACTTGCCCCAGGTGCTAGCCCTCATCCAGGAGCTGGCCATCTACGAAAAAGCGCCCGACGCCGTGACCAACACCCTGGCCGCGATGCAGCGCGACGGGTTTGGGCCCCAGCCCATCTTCGGGTTTTTCGTGCTTGAAAACGTGGAGCAGCAGCTCATCGGCCTGGCCCTTTTTTACACCGCCTACTCCACCTGGAAGGGCCGCATGCTGTACCTCGAAGACTTAGTCATCACCGAAGCCGCCCGCCGCGGCGGCCTGGGCCGGCTGCTGTTCGACGCCGTGGTGGCCGAGGCCCGCGCTACCGGGGCCCACCGCCTGAAGTGGCAGGTGCTGGACTGGAACGCGCCCGCCATCGGCTTCTACCAAAGGCTGGGGGCCCACATTGAAACCGAGTGGCTGAACGGCAACCTCGATGCGGCCCAGCTGGCCGCCTACACCGTGGCCCCGGCCGCGCAAGCCGTGGCCAGCGCCGCGCCGCCCAGCTTTTAG
- a CDS encoding class I SAM-dependent methyltransferase, translated as MIAFSSPAFFGSKNIKDIFYGLLRRRQADLVGKDVLDLPAGYGDTARFLTDLGARVTGADLYPEIFRYPAIPCVKGNLNETLPFQAASFDWVICQEGIEHMPNQLHLFQELNRILRPGGRAIITTPNYSNLRTRVSYALLESETYRIMPPNEVDSVWAAENARTINDVYLGHIFFANITRQRVLAELSGMRLIEVHPSRVNYTSLLLLPLYYPWIKLAGWFARRRGLRREQPSAQRAGVYDELAQLNGDLNVLVGGHLILEFEKRAEAAEVIAGLSGKLDTDVTMPAPKIF; from the coding sequence ATGATTGCATTTTCGTCTCCGGCTTTTTTTGGAAGCAAGAACATAAAGGACATCTTTTACGGGCTGTTGCGCCGCCGGCAAGCTGATTTGGTTGGTAAAGATGTATTGGACCTGCCCGCCGGTTACGGCGATACGGCCCGCTTCTTGACGGACTTGGGGGCGCGGGTAACGGGGGCCGATTTGTATCCGGAAATCTTTCGCTATCCCGCCATTCCGTGCGTAAAAGGCAATTTGAACGAGACGTTGCCCTTCCAGGCAGCAAGTTTTGATTGGGTTATCTGCCAGGAAGGCATCGAGCACATGCCCAATCAGTTGCACCTGTTTCAGGAGCTGAACCGCATCTTGCGGCCGGGGGGGCGGGCCATCATCACCACCCCGAACTACTCCAATCTGCGTACCCGCGTGAGCTACGCCCTGCTGGAGAGCGAAACGTACCGCATCATGCCACCCAACGAGGTGGATTCGGTGTGGGCGGCCGAAAATGCCCGGACCATCAACGACGTGTACCTCGGCCACATTTTCTTCGCCAACATCACCCGGCAGCGGGTATTGGCGGAGCTCTCGGGCATGCGGCTCATCGAAGTGCACCCCAGCCGAGTAAACTATACCTCGCTGCTGCTCTTGCCCTTGTACTATCCCTGGATTAAGCTGGCCGGCTGGTTTGCCCGGCGGCGGGGCCTCCGGCGGGAACAGCCTTCCGCCCAGCGCGCCGGGGTCTACGACGAGTTGGCGCAACTGAACGGCGACCTGAACGTGTTAGTCGGCGGCCACCTCATCCTGGAATTTGAAAAGCGGGCGGAAGCTGCCGAAGTAATTGCGGGCCTGTCGGGCAAACTCGACACGGACGTTACGATGCCGGCCCCGAAAATATTCTAG